A window of Phycodurus eques isolate BA_2022a chromosome 5, UOR_Pequ_1.1, whole genome shotgun sequence contains these coding sequences:
- the snupn gene encoding LOW QUALITY PROTEIN: snurportin-1 (The sequence of the model RefSeq protein was modified relative to this genomic sequence to represent the inferred CDS: deleted 1 base in 1 codon), with translation MDDLTRTLSTSFAVSKEPNSTAAPHPRLSQYKNKYSVLEQSERRRRFLELQKIKRLNYVDHVRCLANGDWTGVDSDGELDMEEQQQEDEEQKRKQEQDGKAEEEGMEIERRKLPKHYANQLMLSEWLVDVPAELDSDWLMVVCPVGKRSLIIASKGSTAAYTKSGYCVNRFPSLLPGGNRHNSAMGKDYTILDCIYSEVDRTFYILDIMCWRGHPVYDCPTDFRFYWLQSKVQETDGLAEIAKRNPFRFVSLQSTECTATSIHKALAAEYSFNVDGLLFYHRQTHYTPGSTPLVGWLRPYMIADILGVEVPSGPLTAKPEYAGHQLQQILEHKKTSGEVRPASRDGGYELEHLSTPTQDNDHNHRPIQEAQMEN, from the exons ATGGATGACCTGACCCGAACCCTCTCGACCAGCTTTGCTGTGTCCAAGGAGCCCAACAGTACGGCCGCCCCGCACCCTCGGCTGTCCCAGTACAAGAACAAGTACAGCGTGCTGGAGCAGAGCGAGCGGCGCCGACGCTTCCTTGAGCTGCAGAAAAT taaaAGGTTAAACTATGTCGACCACGTACGATGTCTGGCCAATGGCGACTGGACGGGGGTGGACAGTGATGGGGAGCTGGAcatggaggagcagcagcaggaggatgAAGAGCAGAAGCGGAAACAGGAGCAAGATGGCAAAGCTGAAGAAGAGGGGATGGAGATTGAGAGAAGAAAGCTGCCAAAGCATTACGCCAACCAG CTCATGCTGTCAGAGTGGTTGGTGGATGTCCCTGCAGAGCTGGACTCCGATTGGTTGATGGTGGTTTGTCCTGTGGGGAAAAGATCCCTCATCATTGCctccaag GGTTCCACTGCGGCGTACACAAAAAGCGGCTACTGTGTGAACCGTTTCCCCTCCCTGCTGCCCGGTGGGAACCGCCACAACTCAGCCATGGGAAAAG ATTACACCATCCTGGACTGCATTTATAGCGAAGTAGACAGGACCTTCTACATCCTGGACATCATGTGCTGGCGAGGCCACCCA GTTTACGACTGCCCG ACTGATTTCCGTTTCTACTGGCTCCAGTCCAAAGTGCAGGAGACTGACGGCCTGGCGGAGATTGCCAAACGCAACCCT TTCCGCTTTGTGAGCCTCCAGAGCACCGAGTGCACGGCGACGTCCATCCACAAAGCCCTGGCAGCCGAGTACAGCTTCAAC GTGGACGGTCTTCTGTTCTACCACCGGCAGACCCACTACACGCCCGGCAGCACCCCGCTGGTGGGCTGGTTGCGCCCCTACATGATCGCCGACATCCTGGGTGTGGAGGTGCCCTCCGGACCTCTCACCGCCAAGCCAGAGTACGCCGGCCACCAGCTGCAGCAGATCCTGGAACACAAGAAGACCTCCGGCGAGGTGCGGCCGGCTAGCAGGGATGGCGGCTACGAGCTGGAGCACCTGTCCACACCCACCCAGGACAATGACCACAACCACAGACCTATCCAGGAAGCGCAGATGGAGAACTGA